Part of the Fundulus heteroclitus isolate FHET01 chromosome 20, MU-UCD_Fhet_4.1, whole genome shotgun sequence genome, AACAAGTTCGGTAGCACCAGCCCCATCAGGGATTCAGCTACACCCGGCAAAACCGGCAGCTCTCCAGTAAAGAAGCAGTACACCATGACGTCTGACCTTCAGACATCCAAGAACGGGCGGGCGTCGGACGGCAGTGGGCTGACGGACTCCTACACCGGCTCTTTCACCACCGCTGGAGGAGGCGGTGGGCTGCTGAGTCCCACTGGAAGCCCTCCTCCTTCCGCCGGGGGGTATGCCTCAGAGTACAACCCTTTCTCCCACTCCTTCCAGACCTCGGTGTCCCAGGACCCGTCTCTTTTAGTGTCCAAGACCCACGCTACCCCGGCTGACTGTCTCACCAGTGTCTACACTTCACTGGATATGACGCACCCGTACGGCTCCTGGTACAAGGCTGGAATCCACCCCGGCATAACGGCTGCTCCAGCCAACGCCAcgtcctcctggtgggacgtccACCCCAACTCCAACTGGCTGTCAGCGACGCAGCCCCAAGCTGACGGGGGTCTCCAGGCCTCACTTCAGCCTGTAGCCCCGCAGGCATCCCTGAGCCCTCAGCTCCCAAGTTACACGTCCGACTTTACGCCACTCAACCCAGCCCAGTACACCTCTGTCGGACTGGGCTCGTCCTCCCACCTCCTCCAAACGTCCCAGCACATGTTGCCCCAGGACATGTACAAGCCCAAACCTGTGTCAAGTGCGGGGCTAATTGAGAATTCAATGGGCCTAAAGCCTGCTAGGGGGTCGGGAGGCTATAGCGGAGGGGCTACACCCAGTAGGTCTTCGTGTGACTGCCCAAACTGCCAGGAGCTGGAGAGGCTGGGCGCCTCCGCCGCCTCCCTGAGGAAAAAGCCCGTGCACAGCTGCCACATCCCAGGCTGCGGGAAAGTCTACGGCAAGGCATCCCACCTGAAAGCCCACCTGCGCTGGCACACTGGCGAGAGGCCCTTCGTGTGCAACTGGCTGTTCTGCGGGAAGCGCTTCACCCGCTCCGACGAGCTGGAGAGGCACGTGCGCACCCACACGCGGGAAAAGAAGTTCACCTGCCTGCTGTGCAACAAGCGCTTCACCCGCAGCGACCACCTCTCGAAGCATCAGAAGACCCACGCGGACTCCGCAATGCAGGGCAAAACTGTAGCCGCGGAGGGGGACACGGACCCTCGGACTGAAGACGCTCCCGAGCTCAACTCCGGCGCCATAGCAGCCAATCCTGTCGCCGAACAAATCGCCAACGGAGATGAGAAGACGACCGCGCCCAATGGAGTGGAGAACAGCAGTGGATTGTTGGAGATCTGACTGCCTTAAGTTTCTCCTCCAGCATTattttttctcacatttctggggctttttaaatgaataaaaaaaaaaaaaacaactttcaaataaaactgaagagagaaaatatttaagagAACATTTGGACTTAAAACGATAAGTGACTGAGCATGTAGCAGCCACAAGCAAGTACGAGAAAGACGTACAAGCATGCTACCATACAGCCAAAATTGTATGCAGACACAGCGCCAAATACACACAACCAAAAACCTTGATGTATATCAGCACAAATATTACATCCACACGTGCACCATTTGCATGCAAAATAATAACTATGAGCAAATGCACAAGCATATATAATGCATTCATGTATGCATGGGCAACCACAAGAAGTATGCCTGCTCAGACCCATGTAGGAGTAAACATTCTCATGTGGACATTTAGCAGTCTGCACACATTTTCTGCCTTTTAAATGAGACAAACCACTGGGGATATGTAATCTGCAAAAGCAGAAGGAAAAGAGCTCCGAGGCTGCACAAGGAAAGCGGTTTTAGAACAAGACTTATGGTCGGGATGACGGAGTCGATGAAGCATTGCATGCCTggagtgaagaagaaaaaaaatctgatttacagCTGCACTCTGATACTTATTCAATATTCCTGAAATAGACAATCTCACTTAGAGCTACTTGTTGTCAGAGACACCGTGATAAAGGTGCTgcattgtttttgctgtttgctTCGTACTTTGTctaatttaatttcatatttacattaataatctaatttatgttttaaattatacaACACAGGGGAGTATCTTACATGTTGTGGGAAATATTATACCTAAAGGGAAATTAATGGTTGAAGCTGGCCAAGAAGGAGATATATGGTGCATTAAattaagaccttttttttttcttatttattagtTATGAGTTGCAATTTAGGAAGTATgttattaaagttttatttatagatCTTGAATCTTATGTGTGCATTACCTAATTCTGTAACATTTTTCATTGTGACTTCTTCCACACCATGCAAAGCAATGAATAAAACGGGCTTCCTAGATTGTTTGAACATACTATatgtaataataacaatatatagaTTTTGTTAGGTGtgatatttttctacttttttatgccttttctctttttttccccctcatgaAAAGATATCTATTTTACTGCAGCTGACAAAAAAGTGTCTTCTTATTTTGGTCCACGCAGTAGCTATTAGTCTTTGCTGGCATGTTGTGAATTGTGTTTAAAAGAGTCTGTAAATAGTGTTAAAGCAGAAAACCTCAGAAATGTACACATGTTGTTGGATTCATGGAGCAGAATCATGAATTTACGGTGCTTTTGAGAGAAGacaaactgaaatgaaattctttttttttttttttgctggttttattttctttgcaaaagcATTCTGACTTGATTGAAAATAAACGAATAATTAAAAACCCGTCGTTTCTTTTGCACTATCTTCAAACCCCTCGGCTTCGTCCTGATTCCCTCCCCACGTTGATCTTCCTCTCGTATCCTTCCACCTCCTCAGAGTCGAGCAAATGCTTTCATTATCTtttgcagaaaataaacaaagccaTTCACTGAATTGAAGTCTTAACTAGACACAATGACCCCCTTTCAGGGAGCCACTGTAGTTACACTCGGGACAATTATTCAACTCTACAGCCTAAAAGAGGTAATTACTGCGAGCGCTCCTCCAGAagagtcaggagagagaagaagagaggaTTAGGACAGGAGAGCTGCGGTTACATTGTTTATGGAGGGAGGCGGTCAAACAAAGGACCCCAATTAGGGCAGGAGGCATGAAGAAAGACGAGATCTGGGGAAACAATTGCAGAGGAGAAGCCGAGCTGACCAGCGAAGTTGTTTTGGCAAATTCGAGGTGCTGCTTGTGTGTGGTTCTTCACCCGGGGTTTCTGTAAGTCACAGCAAGTGGAAACTCACCTCTGTCTGTCCGTGCGACTGTCAGGCCATTCCAGACTAATAAAAATACCTCTGGAGGGAGGACTTCCCACAATGCGTTACACTTAAGCTAAAGAGAGACCAAATGAGCCCTTAAACAGATGCTCTGTGCAGTTTAGCAAGCAAAACGTATCTCTCGTTTGTTAAAAGCAATGTTGGGGACAGGTGACTTTGGGTCATAATGACGAAAATTAgcaaaatacacacaaaagtATTCCTGGTCTCAGAAGATTTTACAATTTTGCCTACTGATAATCACATACTTGAATTTATTTGACTGCGTTATGATATGATAGACAAGCAAACAGTGCCGCATAAACTGAGGAAAATGCTTTTTATAAATACACGGCAGCAtgaatcagagaagcaaccagGAGGCCCGTGGTATCTCTGGATGAACTGcaaatttccctctgggattattaaagtatttctgattctgattctgattcttaaaGGTCACCAGCTCAGGTGGAATAATCTGTACACAGGAAAACCGCAGTACAAGCtgtgcacttcacaaagtccTGCTTTATAGAAGAGGGGCAAGAAGAAATGCTCTGAAatccttttgttgttgttgttgttgttgttgttactaCCAGCCATGCGGGGAACACAGCAGA contains:
- the sp7 gene encoding transcription factor Sp7 translates to MAASVLELGNAIEDARYGSSPLAMLTAACNKFGSTSPIRDSATPGKTGSSPVKKQYTMTSDLQTSKNGRASDGSGLTDSYTGSFTTAGGGGGLLSPTGSPPPSAGGYASEYNPFSHSFQTSVSQDPSLLVSKTHATPADCLTSVYTSLDMTHPYGSWYKAGIHPGITAAPANATSSWWDVHPNSNWLSATQPQADGGLQASLQPVAPQASLSPQLPSYTSDFTPLNPAQYTSVGLGSSSHLLQTSQHMLPQDMYKPKPVSSAGLIENSMGLKPARGSGGYSGGATPSRSSCDCPNCQELERLGASAASLRKKPVHSCHIPGCGKVYGKASHLKAHLRWHTGERPFVCNWLFCGKRFTRSDELERHVRTHTREKKFTCLLCNKRFTRSDHLSKHQKTHADSAMQGKTVAAEGDTDPRTEDAPELNSGAIAANPVAEQIANGDEKTTAPNGVENSSGLLEI